One stretch of Bacteroidota bacterium DNA includes these proteins:
- a CDS encoding DUF1579 domain-containing protein yields MNKETFETSRASGTHHQLQQLVGTWKGTTKTYFEPNILADESPWSGTIKSVLDGMFVLHEYRGSLQGKTLSGVAIYGYNISSGKFQCAWVDSFHNGTSIMFSQQQKSDDFFTVLGIYDAPDGSPPWGWRTIIEIVNTDQIRITMNNITPDGGETKAVETTYFRAKTERT; encoded by the coding sequence ATGAATAAAGAGACATTCGAAACATCGAGAGCATCCGGCACGCATCACCAATTGCAGCAATTAGTCGGAACGTGGAAGGGAACAACAAAAACTTACTTCGAACCTAACATCCTCGCAGATGAATCACCCTGGAGCGGGACGATAAAATCAGTTCTCGACGGAATGTTCGTACTGCACGAGTATCGGGGGAGCTTGCAGGGAAAAACGCTTTCAGGAGTGGCAATATACGGTTATAACATATCCTCAGGAAAATTTCAATGTGCGTGGGTAGATAGTTTTCATAACGGAACTTCGATCATGTTTTCGCAACAACAAAAATCAGATGATTTTTTCACTGTGTTGGGAATCTATGATGCACCTGATGGATCCCCTCCCTGGGGCTGGCGAACAATTATTGAGATCGTCAATACTGATCAAATTCGAATCACGATGAATAACATTACGCCCGACGGCGGAGAAACAAAAGCGGTTGAAACCACTTACTTTCGTGCAAAAACAGAAAGAACTTAG
- a CDS encoding CBS domain-containing protein codes for MKVKDILDSKGRKIFSVAENDTVDHVVTALATNKVGFLVVQNSSGNVVGVISERDVVHRCMNLKQDPRLLKASEIMTPKANLHTASESDDIESIMTTMTEKKIRHLPIFQGEQMVGLISIGDVIKFILQEKNDEIKSLMDYVSR; via the coding sequence ATGAAGGTAAAGGATATTTTGGATTCCAAAGGAAGAAAAATATTTTCTGTAGCTGAAAACGATACAGTAGATCATGTTGTTACTGCCCTTGCAACAAATAAGGTAGGTTTTCTTGTTGTCCAAAACAGTTCCGGAAATGTGGTAGGTGTCATTTCAGAACGCGATGTCGTTCACCGCTGCATGAACTTAAAACAAGATCCAAGGTTGTTGAAAGCGAGCGAAATCATGACGCCAAAAGCAAATCTTCATACGGCATCAGAATCCGATGATATCGAAAGCATCATGACCACAATGACAGAAAAAAAGATCCGCCATCTTCCTATCTTTCAGGGCGAACAAATGGTGGGATTAATATCAATCGGAGATGTGATAAAGTTTATTCTTCAAGAGAAAAATGACGAGATAAAATCCTTAATGGATTATGTCTCGCGTTAG
- a CDS encoding sulfite exporter TauE/SafE family protein, with protein sequence MNIFAAFTLGLLGSMHCIGMCGPLVLAVPSNAVHRWKFIVERVLYNTGKALTYGVMGAGLGLVGKSVLMNVQQDFSIVLGITMLLTVAIPLGFKSKIEKYSPLKYLYRFVKEKFSVLMKKRGSLALFVMGMLNGLLPCGLVYTALIGATVVADIWQSALFMMMFGVGTAPALIAISLTGKMISLKFRSFMTRAIPIFSIAVALILILRGMNLGIPLISPKVTQTVTHEEKMDCCEE encoded by the coding sequence ATGAACATTTTTGCAGCATTTACACTCGGACTTCTTGGAAGCATGCATTGTATTGGTATGTGCGGTCCTCTCGTCCTAGCCGTACCGAGCAATGCCGTTCATCGGTGGAAATTTATTGTTGAACGGGTACTCTATAATACTGGAAAAGCGTTAACCTATGGAGTGATGGGAGCGGGGTTGGGGTTGGTGGGTAAAAGCGTCTTGATGAATGTTCAGCAAGATTTTTCGATTGTTCTGGGAATAACAATGCTCCTTACTGTAGCGATTCCCCTTGGTTTCAAATCCAAAATTGAAAAATACTCTCCACTGAAATATCTCTATCGTTTTGTGAAAGAGAAGTTTTCAGTGCTGATGAAAAAAAGGGGAAGCCTTGCATTGTTCGTCATGGGTATGTTAAACGGATTGCTTCCTTGCGGTTTGGTTTATACAGCACTTATCGGTGCGACCGTTGTCGCCGATATTTGGCAAAGTGCACTGTTTATGATGATGTTTGGGGTTGGAACTGCTCCTGCGCTTATTGCAATTTCGCTGACGGGGAAGATGATCTCGTTGAAATTTCGCTCTTTCATGACACGCGCAATACCCATCTTCAGTATTGCCGTTGCCCTTATTCTTATTTTACGCGGAATGAATCTTGGCATTCCGCTTATTAGTCCAAAAGTAACCCAGACTGTTACCCACGAAGAGAAGATGGATTGCTGCGAAGAATGA
- a CDS encoding FixH family protein, translating into MKIKFNWGFWIVVSFIVFAVGTFTMVYISMSTSVDLVTDDYYEKELKYQNHIELVKSTNALEQKVTMEFSEGSLVIKYPKIGKHDAYSGTIYFFRPSDKQGDFQKEISMDTSYTQSFLTDQFTKGLWRAKIFWNVSGQEYYSELPMIIQ; encoded by the coding sequence ATGAAGATTAAATTTAATTGGGGATTTTGGATTGTTGTCAGTTTTATTGTTTTTGCCGTTGGAACATTCACGATGGTCTATATTTCAATGTCGACGAGTGTCGATCTTGTTACGGATGACTATTATGAAAAGGAATTGAAATATCAAAATCATATTGAATTGGTGAAAAGCACGAATGCTCTTGAACAAAAAGTAACCATGGAATTTAGCGAAGGATCCTTGGTGATAAAATATCCGAAGATTGGCAAGCATGACGCATACTCCGGTACCATATATTTCTTCAGACCATCGGATAAACAAGGAGATTTTCAAAAAGAGATATCCATGGATACATCTTATACACAATCATTTCTTACAGACCAATTTACAAAAGGATTGTGGCGTGCCAAAATATTCTGGAACGTTTCGGGACAGGAATATTATTCAGAACTACCAATGATAATTCAATAG
- the ccoG gene encoding cytochrome c oxidase accessory protein CcoG: MVDSTIGSTQQESFRDSLGIVEKSGKRKWVYPKEPKGRFTNAKNVFSGILLLILFGTPFMTVDGHPFMLFDIINRQFILFGFAFGPHDFYLLGLSMITTIVFIFLFTAVFGRLFCGWVCPQTVFMESVFRKIDYWIEGDHRNQRRLNESTWTGEKLFKKGVKYSVYFVISFLTSNMLLAWIIGVKALEKIITSPVEEHIAGFTAMMLFTGLFYWIFIWFREQACILVCPYGRLQGVLLDPNSIVIAYDNLRGEPRGKIKRSEVRTQGDCIDCNECVVVCPTGIDIRNGTQLECVNCTACIDACDNVMDKIKKPRGLIRYDSLNGIKTKTRKIFTSRVIGYSVVQVLLLSLLVFFVLTRSEIDVTILRTPGMFYQEQQDDKVSNLYDMKVLNKTFEQKDIEVKLLNIEGEIKILGDHKSVPPQEAALTKMFVLLDKESISMMNTPLQFGVYSGGKEILRINTSFLGPVEKKDKKKHDMQDDKTKEEHKGNNHED; encoded by the coding sequence ATGGTTGATAGTACCATAGGATCCACACAGCAGGAATCGTTTCGTGATTCACTCGGTATTGTGGAAAAGAGCGGAAAACGGAAGTGGGTCTATCCAAAAGAACCTAAAGGGAGATTTACGAATGCCAAAAATGTGTTCAGTGGTATTCTGCTGTTAATTCTCTTTGGTACTCCGTTTATGACGGTTGACGGTCATCCGTTCATGTTATTCGATATCATCAATCGGCAATTTATTCTTTTTGGATTTGCGTTTGGGCCGCATGATTTTTATCTGCTTGGCCTTTCGATGATCACAACAATCGTTTTTATTTTTCTCTTCACTGCTGTTTTCGGCAGATTATTCTGCGGTTGGGTTTGCCCTCAAACAGTCTTTATGGAATCAGTTTTTCGGAAGATTGATTATTGGATTGAAGGAGATCACCGAAACCAACGGAGATTGAACGAATCCACCTGGACGGGGGAAAAACTTTTCAAAAAAGGGGTAAAGTATTCTGTCTACTTTGTGATTTCATTTCTGACCTCAAACATGTTGCTGGCATGGATCATCGGAGTTAAAGCGTTAGAAAAAATTATTACATCACCGGTGGAAGAACATATTGCTGGTTTTACTGCGATGATGCTGTTTACAGGACTCTTTTATTGGATTTTCATCTGGTTTCGTGAACAGGCTTGTATTCTTGTTTGTCCGTACGGGCGGCTTCAAGGAGTTCTGTTAGACCCCAATTCCATTGTTATTGCGTACGATAATCTTCGAGGTGAACCGCGGGGAAAAATAAAACGGAGTGAAGTCCGGACTCAAGGCGATTGTATTGACTGCAATGAATGTGTCGTCGTTTGCCCGACAGGAATCGATATCCGCAATGGTACGCAGCTTGAATGTGTCAATTGCACTGCATGCATCGATGCCTGCGACAATGTCATGGATAAGATCAAAAAACCACGTGGTTTAATCCGGTATGATTCGTTGAATGGTATTAAAACGAAAACACGAAAGATCTTTACCTCAAGGGTGATTGGATATTCCGTTGTTCAGGTATTACTCCTTTCACTACTGGTGTTCTTCGTATTAACTCGTTCGGAAATAGATGTGACAATCTTGCGAACCCCGGGGATGTTTTATCAGGAACAGCAAGATGATAAGGTGAGTAATCTCTATGATATGAAGGTGCTCAATAAGACGTTTGAACAAAAAGATATTGAAGTAAAACTGTTGAATATCGAGGGGGAAATCAAAATTCTTGGAGATCACAAAAGCGTACCTCCGCAAGAAGCAGCGTTAACTAAAATGTTCGTGTTGCTTGATAAAGAATCGATTTCCATGATGAATACACCGCTTCAATTTGGCGTCTATTCCGGAGGAAAAGAGATTCTACGAATCAATACTTCATTCCTTGGACCAGTAGAGAAGAAAGACAAAAAAAAACACGATATGCAGGACGACAAAACGAAAGAGGAGCATAAGGGAAACAACCATGAAGATTAA
- a CDS encoding cbb3-type cytochrome c oxidase N-terminal domain-containing protein: MKNKSMLNRLLFLSLFGSLPVYSQVKDPATELALIFTVSFIVFVVATLMYIIGVMNADVDPIANLYMKIKNYVIPPPTEQAPDVGHVYDDIRELDNRIPPWFNYLFGLTVVFAFVYMIDYHVIGLSKLSTDEYLEEVVAANLQKKIMFASGGSINENALVALKDEASIKEGGENFQKFCISCHGPQAGGIVGPNLTDEFWIHGGGIKNVYTTIKKGVPAKGMISWELVFSQKQIQNLGSYVLSLQGTNPPGGKAPEGQKYVEPVAVAKDSVQAKVM, encoded by the coding sequence ATGAAAAATAAAAGTATGCTCAATCGTCTGTTGTTCTTAAGCCTATTCGGATCTCTTCCGGTCTATTCTCAGGTGAAGGATCCTGCGACAGAACTTGCTCTTATCTTTACCGTTTCATTTATTGTCTTTGTGGTCGCCACATTGATGTATATCATCGGCGTGATGAATGCGGATGTTGATCCCATCGCCAATCTATACATGAAGATCAAAAATTATGTCATTCCGCCACCGACTGAACAGGCACCAGATGTCGGTCATGTATATGATGATATTCGGGAATTAGATAATCGCATTCCGCCATGGTTCAATTATTTGTTTGGACTCACGGTAGTGTTCGCATTCGTCTATATGATCGACTACCATGTTATTGGTCTTTCAAAACTTTCAACGGACGAATATCTGGAAGAAGTAGTTGCCGCGAATCTCCAGAAAAAAATCATGTTTGCATCCGGCGGTTCCATTAATGAAAACGCACTGGTTGCACTAAAGGATGAAGCGTCAATAAAAGAAGGGGGAGAAAATTTTCAAAAATTTTGTATTTCGTGCCATGGTCCTCAAGCAGGGGGAATTGTGGGGCCGAATTTAACTGATGAATTCTGGATTCATGGCGGAGGTATCAAGAATGTCTATACGACAATCAAAAAGGGTGTTCCGGCAAAAGGGATGATCAGTTGGGAGTTGGTCTTTTCCCAAAAGCAGATTCAAAATCTCGGAAGTTATGTTTTGTCGCTTCAGGGAACCAATCCTCCGGGAGGGAAAGCACCCGAAGGTCAAAAATATGTTGAACCTGTTGCAGTAGCAAAAGACAGTGTCCAAGCGAAAGTGATGTGA